The Euphorbia lathyris chromosome 3, ddEupLath1.1, whole genome shotgun sequence genome contains a region encoding:
- the LOC136223793 gene encoding phosphoinositide phospholipase C 2-like: MTLVPEEINALFRNYSANGFMTIDHLRRFLVEIQKQDNATVDEAQAIFDHFHDNKGLNLDAFIKYLFGDMNPPIDLKRGVHQDMTAPLSHYFIWTGHNSYLTGNQLSSDCSDVPIIEALKKGVRVIELDLWPNSDEDDVEVLHGRTLTTPVALIKCLRSIKEHAFTASDYPVVITLEDHLTPDLQAKVAEMVTQTFGDILFCPGSERFKEFPSPEFLKKRVIISTKPPKEYLEDKDVKEGDGALGSREAAPDGKACEKDIKADIKNELDDSSDDEEDIDVGNIKSKHIRAPEYKLLIAIHAGKPKGGLDICLKVDPQKVRRLSLSEAQLEDAAEDHGKEIVRFTQRNILRVYPKGTRIDSSNYNPLIAWMHGAQMVAFNMQGHGKSLWLMHGMFKANGGCGYVKKPSFLLESGSQGEVFDPRAELPVKTTLKVKVYMGEGWRSEFSSFDVFSSPDFYVRVRIAGVPADIAAKKTETVTNNWTPVWNEEFEFPLTVPELAVLCVEVNEYDMSEKDDFGGQTCLPVWELRRGIRALKFHDCEGMKYNSVKILMKFDFV, translated from the exons ATGACTCTGGTGCCGGAGGAGATCAACGCTTTGTTCAGAAACTACTCGGCGAATGGATTTATGACCATTGATCATCTCCGTCGGTTCCTCGTTGAGATCCAAAAGCAAGACAATGCTACAGTGGACGAAGCACAGGCCATTTTTGATCATTTTCATGATAATAAAGGTCTCAATCTTGACGCATTTATTAAATACCTTTTCGGCGACATGAATCCTCCGATCGATCTCAAACGAGGG GTACATCAAGATATGACAGCTCCTTTGTCGCATTATTTCATATGGACTGGGCACAATTCGTATCTAACTGGGAACCAACTTAGCAGTGACTGTAGTGATGTTCCCATTATAGAGGCCCTGAAGAAAGGTGTGAGAGTAATTGAATTGGATTTATGGCCTAACTCAGATGAGGATGATGTGGAAGTTCTTCACGGGAG GACTCTGACAACTCCAGTAGCGCTTATCAAATGCTTGAGGTCTATCAAGGAGCATGCCTTTACTGCCTCTGATTATCCAGTTGTTATAACTCTAGAGGATCACCTCACTCCAGATCTTCAGGCTAAAGTCGCTGAG ATGGTCACTCAAACATTTGGAGACATCTTGTTCTGTCCTGGCTCAGAACGTTTTAAGGAATTTCCTTCACCAGAATTCTTAAAGAAGCGAGTTATAATATCAACGAAACCACCAAAGGAATACCTCGAAGACAAAGACGTCAAGGAGGGGGATGGTGCTTTAGGAAGCAGGGAAGCTGCACCTGATGGAAAAGCTTGTGAGAAAGATATTAAGGCTGACATCAAG AATGAATTGGATGATAGtagtgatgatgaggaagatattGATGTAGGAAACATCAAATCGAAGCATATCAGAGCTCCAGAGTACAAACTTTTAATTGCTATTCATGCTGGTAAGCCTAAAGGTGGACTAGATATATGCCTGAAAGTAGATCCTCAGAAAGTGAGACGTCTTAGCTTAAGTGAGGCACAACTTGAAGATGCTGCAGAAGATCATGGAAAAGAAATTGTCAG GTTTACCCAAAGAAATATACTAAGGGTGTATCCAAAGGGTACTCGTATTGACTCATCCAACTATAATCCATTGATTGCGTGGATGCATGGAGCTCAAATGGTTGCTTTTAATATGCAG GGACACGGAAAATCACTTTGGTTGATGCATGGTATGTTCAAAGCCAACGGTGGGTGCGGTTATGTGAAGAAACCATCTTTTCTGTTGGAGTCTGGCTCACAAGGAGAGGTTTTTGATCCTAGAGCTGAGTTGCCTGTAAAGACAACTTTGAAA GTGAAAGTATATATGGGGGAAGGATGGCGCAGTGAGTTCAGTAGTTTTGATGTGTTCTCCTCGCCAGATTTTTATGTTAGA GTACGGATTGCTGGAGTTCCTGCGGACATAGCAGCAAAGAAGACAGAGACAGTGACAAACAATTGGACGCCTGTTTGGAATGAGGAATTTGAATTCCCATTAACTGTTCCAGAACTTGCTGTGCTCTGTGTTGAAGTTAATGAGTATGACATGTCGGAAAAGGATGACTTTGGCGGCCAAACATGCCTTCCTGTTTGGGAGTTAAGAAGAGGAATTCGAGCACTTAAATTCCATGACTGTGAGGGAATGAAGTACAATTCGGTGAAGATCCTTatgaaatttgattttgtttga